Proteins from a genomic interval of Pseudoalteromonas sp. MEBiC 03607:
- the nhaD gene encoding sodium:proton antiporter NhaD codes for MVTPLILTLIAVAFLLIVIEDIIHVNKAKTTLFFGTLCWIILFISPIHGQSPETIQHQLDHNILEIATLWLFLMAAMTFVAYLNSKGFIQNIVHKIMPNQISERKLMFLIGGFAFLFSSISDNITATLISLAVVMSLKLDPKKLIKYATLIVFSVNSGGVSLITGDVTTLMIFLDEKVTIANLLLLIVPALASVALLAAMLSVGMSGNVVFEKQTARRIEKTDITIAVIFFSTIIATLTLSVLYSVPPLLTFLFGLSLMFLVAQFLMRKKDVNKKIIDYIREIEYDTLLFFVGVLLLVGALKEVGMLAKFTHLYELMAPEYANYLMGLLSAAVDNVPLTAALLKADIVMSPQQWLSFTYATGVGGSMLIIGSAAGIIAMSKVKALTFMSYLRMSVYLLISYTVGYYGSHLAGSLIS; via the coding sequence ATGGTAACCCCACTTATCCTAACCCTGATAGCGGTGGCATTTTTGCTTATCGTTATAGAGGATATTATCCATGTTAACAAGGCCAAAACGACGCTTTTTTTTGGTACTTTATGCTGGATTATCTTATTTATCTCTCCGATTCATGGGCAAAGCCCAGAAACCATACAACATCAACTGGATCACAATATATTAGAAATCGCGACTTTGTGGCTATTTTTAATGGCTGCGATGACCTTTGTAGCGTATTTAAACTCTAAAGGCTTTATCCAGAATATTGTGCATAAAATTATGCCAAATCAAATCAGTGAACGAAAGCTGATGTTTTTGATTGGTGGTTTTGCGTTTTTATTTTCATCAATATCAGACAACATAACGGCAACTTTAATCTCGCTTGCGGTAGTGATGTCACTGAAGTTAGATCCTAAAAAATTAATAAAATACGCAACCTTAATTGTATTCAGTGTTAACTCGGGTGGGGTGTCGCTGATCACCGGTGATGTTACAACACTGATGATTTTCTTAGACGAAAAAGTCACCATTGCTAACTTGTTATTATTAATTGTACCTGCACTTGCAAGTGTTGCATTGTTAGCGGCAATGTTATCGGTGGGTATGTCGGGTAATGTGGTATTTGAAAAGCAAACGGCTCGTCGTATTGAAAAAACCGATATTACCATTGCGGTTATCTTCTTCTCGACGATTATTGCTACGTTAACGCTGAGCGTACTTTATAGTGTGCCACCGCTATTAACCTTTTTATTTGGTTTATCACTGATGTTTTTGGTTGCGCAATTTTTAATGCGCAAAAAAGATGTGAACAAAAAAATCATCGATTATATTCGTGAAATTGAGTACGACACCTTATTGTTCTTCGTGGGTGTATTATTGCTGGTTGGCGCATTAAAAGAAGTTGGCATGCTTGCTAAATTTACTCATCTTTATGAATTGATGGCGCCTGAATATGCCAATTACTTAATGGGGCTATTATCGGCGGCGGTAGATAACGTACCTTTAACTGCAGCACTCTTAAAAGCTGATATTGTGATGAGTCCACAGCAATGGCTATCGTTTACTTACGCAACTGGGGTAGGTGGCTCAATGCTTATTATCGGTTCTGCGGCGGGTATTATCGCTATGAGTAAAGTAAAAGCGCTTACATTTATGAGTTACCTAAGAATGTCGGTGTATTTATTGATTTCATACACCGTAGGTTATTACGGTTCGCACTTAGCGGGCAGTTTAATTTCATAA
- the lysC gene encoding lysine-sensitive aspartokinase 3, producing the protein MNTQLAANTKSDYVVAKFGGTSVANFDAMSRCAEIVCADNQVRIVAVSASAGVTNHLVALCKRDLSAVERDEHITGVVAIQEAILAELSLDADLAHGFNETLKAFQTLASEGVKSVAEQDELLSFGERLSSYLFTQVLRGQGLDAVRFDVRKVLKTDSQFAKATPNVAATAAAAKEHLVPLLDEQVVVTQGFIGSNEHNQTTTLGRGGSDYSAALLAEAINAKSVHIWTDVVGIFSTDPRLCAKASPIARLSFDEAAEMATFGAKVLHPATILPASRSHISVFVGSSREPQLGGTWIEKEKSQQPGIRAVTQRKNQILLTVKSPEMLLASGFLARVFTILSEFNISVDLVTTSEISVAITLDNAPNASRPELDQACLDKLSEFCHVSVENNLTLVALIGSEIQLRQQEMNLMQVLSDFNIRLICHGASKHNLCFLVEQSESDEVVQAIHSRLLESQVAA; encoded by the coding sequence ATGAATACCCAATTAGCCGCCAATACAAAATCAGATTACGTTGTTGCAAAATTTGGCGGTACCAGTGTAGCTAACTTTGATGCTATGAGCCGCTGCGCAGAAATCGTTTGTGCTGATAACCAAGTACGTATTGTTGCTGTGAGTGCCAGTGCTGGCGTGACCAATCATTTAGTTGCATTGTGTAAACGTGATTTGAGCGCGGTTGAGCGTGATGAGCACATTACCGGCGTAGTCGCCATTCAAGAAGCAATTTTGGCAGAGCTGTCGCTCGATGCTGATTTAGCACATGGCTTTAATGAAACGCTTAAGGCTTTTCAAACTTTGGCATCAGAAGGGGTTAAGTCAGTAGCTGAGCAAGATGAGCTACTGAGCTTTGGTGAGCGTTTATCATCGTATTTGTTCACTCAAGTTTTACGTGGTCAAGGTCTTGATGCGGTGCGTTTTGATGTGCGTAAGGTGCTAAAAACAGATAGCCAATTTGCTAAAGCAACACCTAATGTTGCAGCAACCGCTGCGGCTGCTAAAGAGCATTTAGTGCCGCTACTTGATGAGCAAGTTGTTGTAACTCAAGGCTTTATTGGTAGCAATGAACATAATCAAACAACGACTTTAGGGCGTGGTGGTTCAGATTACAGTGCTGCATTACTCGCTGAAGCAATTAACGCAAAAAGCGTGCATATTTGGACCGATGTTGTGGGTATTTTCAGTACGGACCCGCGTTTATGCGCCAAAGCAAGCCCAATTGCTCGCTTAAGCTTTGATGAAGCGGCAGAAATGGCCACGTTTGGAGCAAAAGTGCTGCATCCTGCAACTATCTTACCAGCGAGCCGTAGCCATATTAGTGTGTTTGTTGGTTCAAGCCGTGAGCCGCAATTAGGCGGTACATGGATTGAAAAAGAAAAGTCTCAGCAACCGGGTATTCGTGCAGTAACGCAGCGTAAAAACCAAATTCTGTTAACGGTTAAAAGCCCAGAAATGCTACTAGCGAGTGGTTTCTTAGCCCGTGTATTCACCATTTTAAGTGAGTTTAATATTTCGGTTGATTTGGTTACTACCTCAGAGATCAGTGTTGCAATTACTTTAGATAACGCGCCAAATGCATCACGCCCTGAGCTTGATCAAGCTTGTTTAGATAAGCTTTCTGAGTTTTGTCATGTATCGGTTGAGAACAACTTGACGCTGGTGGCTTTAATTGGTTCTGAAATTCAATTACGTCAGCAAGAAATGAACTTAATGCAGGTATTGAGTGATTTTAATATTCGTTTAATTTGCCACGGTGCAAGTAAACATAACCTGTGCTTCTTAGTTGAGCAAAGCGAGTCAGATGAAGTCGTGCAGGCTATTCATAGCCGACTATTAGAAAGCCAAGTCGCGGCGTAA
- a CDS encoding 4'-phosphopantetheinyl transferase superfamily protein, whose translation MSCHYFSNTLIIEQQSQSTAKKIMLMDATRIDVASLPVDKLLSEFELSVLEKRKVPAAKQEYLATRLTLKYLYQHAYPHDDLALNEISSQFDDKDSKLKLHTPVREPVWACLSHSNGLIGAALNPEQQLFGFDIEQSSKPRPFIKLAKHFYHQDEVDLISRFDTPDEQAQCFFRIWTLKEALAKASAQPIAKLLAPNVFEELSKHNLSVSSNSIEGFDISVVAKKSTDWQCSFINFNELRRDLAF comes from the coding sequence ATGAGCTGTCACTACTTTTCGAATACTCTTATCATCGAGCAGCAAAGCCAATCAACGGCCAAAAAAATTATGCTGATGGATGCAACACGTATTGATGTTGCAAGTTTACCCGTTGATAAATTACTCAGTGAGTTTGAGTTAAGTGTGCTTGAAAAACGCAAAGTCCCTGCTGCCAAGCAAGAGTACTTAGCGACTCGCCTAACGTTAAAATATTTGTATCAACACGCTTACCCTCATGATGATTTAGCCCTCAATGAAATATCGAGCCAGTTTGATGACAAAGACAGCAAGCTAAAGCTACATACCCCGGTTAGAGAACCTGTGTGGGCCTGTTTATCTCATTCAAATGGTTTAATCGGTGCAGCTCTTAACCCAGAACAGCAGCTATTTGGTTTTGATATTGAACAAAGCAGCAAGCCTCGCCCTTTTATCAAACTCGCTAAGCATTTTTATCATCAAGATGAAGTTGACTTAATTAGCCGTTTTGACACTCCCGATGAACAGGCACAGTGCTTTTTTAGAATCTGGACATTAAAAGAAGCGCTTGCCAAAGCAAGTGCTCAGCCTATTGCGAAACTACTTGCTCCTAATGTATTTGAAGAATTGAGCAAACATAATTTAAGCGTAAGTAGTAACTCTATTGAAGGCTTTGATATAAGTGTTGTGGCAAAAAAAAGCACTGACTGGCAGTGCTCTTTTATTAACTTTAACGAGTTACGCCGCGACTTGGCTTTCTAA
- a CDS encoding sodium-dependent transporter: MAQVRDGFQSRLGFVLAASGAAVGLGNIWGFPTQAANHGGGAFLLVYFIVIFLLALPALYTELYLGHQAQANPVKALSNAWQETAPKVGAAAGYVGLFGAIVMLSFYSIVAGWMLAYALEPIANFFGFTELSNFLHSDSMARNFVFTPLMLILTASIILKGVKSGIETWSRRLMPLLLVLLVALIAYIATLDGAMDGFAAYLVPDFSQILDANLIIAAMGQAFFSLSLGVGCMMVYGSYLKPDANLPKLTGTVALLDTGVAFLAGLLIIPAIFVAQHNGVEVFSGGKLVGEGQLIFAILPELFSTMGQVGLLVGLLFFVLMSIASVTSTISSTEIPVAFLVENHSIERKKATLFVTLVVFIASSLIILNFDWLFGLVIMVLTQYQLPLMGLFYFITVGWLWQRGNKLHQVSSGPHYWFAQYIRFVCPLLMTAVFVNVALLK; the protein is encoded by the coding sequence ATGGCACAAGTTCGTGACGGCTTTCAAAGCCGATTAGGTTTCGTTTTAGCCGCTTCTGGCGCGGCGGTAGGTTTAGGTAATATTTGGGGCTTTCCAACACAAGCGGCAAACCATGGCGGCGGTGCATTTTTACTTGTTTATTTTATTGTTATTTTTTTATTAGCGCTTCCAGCTCTTTATACTGAGCTATATTTAGGCCATCAAGCACAAGCTAATCCGGTAAAAGCATTATCAAATGCATGGCAAGAGACTGCGCCTAAAGTAGGCGCTGCAGCAGGCTATGTTGGCTTGTTTGGTGCGATTGTAATGCTAAGCTTTTATTCGATTGTCGCAGGCTGGATGCTCGCTTATGCGCTTGAGCCAATCGCAAACTTCTTTGGTTTTACTGAGTTAAGTAACTTTTTGCACAGCGACTCCATGGCACGCAACTTTGTGTTTACACCGCTGATGCTTATTCTTACTGCGAGTATTATTTTAAAAGGCGTTAAATCAGGTATCGAAACTTGGTCACGCCGCTTAATGCCATTATTGCTAGTGTTATTAGTGGCGTTAATTGCTTATATCGCTACACTTGATGGTGCGATGGATGGTTTTGCAGCCTACTTAGTACCAGATTTTAGTCAAATTCTTGATGCAAACTTAATTATTGCGGCAATGGGGCAAGCGTTCTTTTCATTGTCGTTAGGTGTAGGATGTATGATGGTTTATGGCTCTTATTTAAAACCAGATGCCAACCTACCTAAATTAACAGGAACCGTGGCACTGCTTGATACCGGTGTGGCCTTTTTAGCGGGTTTATTGATTATTCCGGCTATTTTTGTTGCTCAGCATAACGGTGTAGAGGTATTTAGCGGTGGTAAATTGGTTGGTGAAGGGCAGTTAATATTTGCGATTTTACCTGAGCTGTTTAGCACTATGGGCCAAGTGGGTTTACTCGTTGGCTTATTATTCTTTGTATTAATGTCGATTGCCTCAGTGACATCAACCATCTCATCGACCGAAATTCCAGTGGCATTTTTAGTTGAGAATCACAGTATTGAGCGCAAAAAAGCGACCTTATTTGTAACGCTAGTCGTCTTTATCGCTTCATCACTTATCATCTTAAACTTTGACTGGTTATTTGGCTTAGTGATTATGGTGCTTACACAGTACCAATTACCTTTAATGGGACTGTTCTATTTCATTACTGTTGGCTGGTTATGGCAGCGTGGTAATAAATTGCATCAAGTATCTAGCGGCCCTCATTATTGGTTTGCCCAGTACATTCGCTTTGTTTGTCCGCTATTAATGACGGCGGTATTTGTGAACGTGGCGTTGTTGAAATAG
- a CDS encoding 2-hydroxyacid dehydrogenase, whose product MKLALFSAQKYEQPFFERNLTEYAESVSLSYFEQSLNSNTTPLCQGFDAVCVFVNDTVDKHVIADMAALGIKAILLRCAGFNNVDLDAAKEHNIKVCRVPAYSPEAVAEHCIALMLTLNRKTHKAFNRVREGNFDLNGLLGFNLFKKTIGIIGCGKIGLALVNILNGFGAKVLVCDPMAGEGPYTLCDLDTLLTQSDVISLHCPLNEHTHHLIDASAFKKMKDGVMLINTSRGALLDTQACIQALKSKKLGHLGLDVYEQESELFFKDHREEIMQDDIFSRLISFPNVLVTGHQGFFTQEALSEIACTTLQSANEISQGLPLTNEVT is encoded by the coding sequence ATGAAACTGGCCTTATTCAGTGCGCAAAAGTATGAGCAACCGTTTTTTGAAAGGAATCTAACTGAATACGCTGAGTCTGTTTCGCTCAGTTATTTTGAGCAATCCTTAAACAGCAATACCACCCCCCTTTGCCAAGGCTTTGATGCTGTGTGCGTGTTTGTTAACGATACAGTCGACAAACACGTCATTGCCGATATGGCTGCCCTAGGCATAAAGGCAATCTTATTACGCTGTGCAGGCTTTAATAATGTTGATCTTGATGCTGCCAAAGAGCATAACATCAAGGTTTGCCGTGTGCCCGCTTATAGTCCAGAAGCCGTGGCAGAGCATTGTATTGCCCTTATGCTAACGCTCAACCGAAAAACCCATAAAGCCTTTAACCGAGTACGTGAAGGTAACTTTGATTTAAACGGCTTGCTAGGCTTCAACTTATTCAAAAAAACCATCGGGATTATAGGCTGTGGCAAAATCGGCCTAGCACTGGTAAATATCTTAAATGGCTTTGGAGCTAAGGTACTCGTTTGTGACCCAATGGCTGGTGAAGGCCCTTATACCCTGTGCGATTTAGACACATTGCTTACCCAAAGTGATGTCATCTCATTGCACTGCCCGCTCAACGAGCATACCCATCATTTAATTGATGCTAGCGCATTTAAGAAGATGAAAGACGGAGTCATGCTGATTAACACCTCTCGTGGTGCACTTCTTGATACTCAAGCCTGTATTCAAGCGCTTAAGTCTAAAAAGCTCGGACACTTAGGGCTTGATGTGTATGAGCAAGAGTCAGAGTTATTCTTTAAAGATCACCGTGAAGAAATCATGCAAGACGATATTTTTTCACGCCTTATTAGCTTTCCGAATGTGTTAGTCACAGGCCACCAAGGCTTCTTCACCCAAGAAGCACTTAGCGAAATAGCCTGCACTACATTGCAAAGCGCCAATGAAATAAGCCAAGGATTACCATTAACTAACGAAGTTACTTAA
- a CDS encoding redoxin domain-containing protein, whose translation MDSIYRFNAQLASGENFSLESLQGKTALIVNIASKCNFSVQMASLEKLYQDYKQQGFTVLGFACNQFGHNEPLDGNELQAFYQQHFDVSFPIFNKVLVNGPEAHPLFNYLKCHTRGIAQNRAIKWNFTKFLINSEGQLVARYAPRTKPETLKMVIESNLNDETGLIQCAKV comes from the coding sequence ATGGATAGTATATATCGTTTCAATGCCCAGCTTGCATCTGGAGAAAACTTTAGCCTTGAATCGTTACAAGGTAAAACAGCGCTTATTGTCAATATAGCCAGCAAATGTAATTTTTCAGTGCAAATGGCAAGCCTTGAAAAGCTTTATCAAGACTATAAACAGCAAGGATTTACCGTACTCGGTTTTGCCTGTAATCAATTTGGCCACAATGAACCTCTAGATGGCAATGAGCTACAAGCCTTTTATCAGCAACACTTTGATGTTAGCTTTCCCATTTTTAACAAAGTGTTAGTGAACGGCCCAGAGGCCCATCCTTTATTTAATTATTTAAAATGTCATACCCGTGGAATAGCACAAAACCGCGCAATTAAATGGAATTTCACCAAATTTCTTATAAACTCAGAGGGTCAACTCGTTGCGCGATATGCCCCGCGCACCAAACCCGAAACCCTCAAAATGGTGATAGAGAGTAATTTAAATGATGAAACTGGCCTTATTCAGTGCGCAAAAGTATGA